The window ACATCATCATTACTTTATTTTCTGATGGAGCAAATATTACCAAAGCTCCTTTTACGGCATATTATTTTAAAATAATGGCCATTTATTTAGGCTATTTGGTTTGGGTGATTTTTTTAAAACAGGTGTTGACACCACCCAAAATGAAGGATTATCAATCCTACAACTCAATCCGTTTGGGTAGCATTTTCTTTTTCCTGACTTTATTTCTACTTCAAATTGACCAACTTGTCCATAGGAGTATTGCCTTTATTTTGGCGTTTGCTTTGCCTTCCATCCTTTTGGTATTGGTTTATAATTATTACCTTATTTATAAAAATCGACAGGCGGGCAATAGAAAGGCTGCCAACTGGTTCAATATTACTTTAATACTCTTCTTCCCTGGTACATTTATTTTTATTGGCTTAGTTGAAAATGAAGGAATTCCACTTTTGATAGGTCTAGGCATCGGATTAATGATACAATTGGTAATTATTCCAATTTCCAATCTTTCCTTCGAAAAATACCTCGGTATGGTAGGTCAAATTAAAACCCTAAGTCATAAGGTAGAGGTAGGCACGGCCAATTTAAGCTTTCTAAAATCTCAAATTAATCCGCATTTCTTATTCAATGCCCTGAATACCCTTTACGGTACTGCATTGATGGAAAATGCTGAAAAAACGGCCGATGGCGTTCAAAAACTTGGCGACATGATGCGCTTTATGATCCATGAAAACCAACAGGATAAAATTCCTTTGAAAAGAGAAATTGCCTATGTAAAAAACTACTTGGACCTTCAAATGTTGCGCTTTGAAAATGAGGAAAACCTGTCCGTTGACTTTAAATTGCCAAAGGATGAATGTGAGGGACAAATTGCTCCCATGCTTTTGATTCCTTTTGTAGAGAATGCCTTTAAGCATGGCATTAGCACCAAAAACAAGTCTTGGATAAGGATCAACTTACGTTGCATGGAGGGAACGGTGCACCTGGATTTGGTCAATAGCATTCATCCCAAAAAAATTACGGATGACCCTAAAGACGAATCCGGGATAGGCTTGGAAAATGTAAGAAAGCGACTAGAGCACTATTATTCCGGCAAGTTTAGTCTTTCCACCATTTCCAATGAAAGTGAATTTTTCGTACATTTCTCACTTCAGTTGGATTGAGAGAAAGATTAAATTATCAAATACGATTAGTATGCTAAAAGCAATTGCAATAGATGATGAAAGAATGGCTTTGGAGGTAATCAAATCTCATGCCTCCAAGGTTTCTTTTATTACTTTAGAAGCTGCTTTTTCTGATGGCATCCAAGGACTTGAATACCATAGCAACAATCCGGTAGACCTTATATTTTTGGACATCAATATGCCTGATATTTCAGGAATTGACCTGATGGCCATGCTTCCGGAAGCTACCATGGTCATCTTTACTACTGCCTATTCTGAATTCGCCGTGAAAGGCTTTGAACTCAATGCCCTGGATTACTTGTTGAAACCATTTTCCTTGAGTCGGTTTTTACAAGCTTGCCAAAAAGCCCGAGACTGGAAGGCATTGCAACCTTCGGGTGAACCCGAATATATTTTTGTCAAAACAACGGATAGCCAACAAAGAATAAATTTTGGCGAGCTATTGTACTGTGAAGCCGCAGGAAATTATGTTAGTCTGCAATTGAAAAATGAAAAGCTAATAAGCAGGATGACTTTTAAAGAATTGGAAAAGCTACTCCCCTCCTATTTTATCCGTACCCATAGGTCCTTTATGGTCAATAAAAATAAGATTAATAAAATAGAACGGCACCAAGTTCAAATAGATGAGCATTTTATTCCGGTAAGTATATCTTATGCTGATTTTATTTAGCAAACAAAAGGGTTCCGAGATTTTACATTTTATTTACAGAATAAATTCATTATATTAATAATAGACACCATATTAAATAAAAGAACACTTGTATTTGGTTGAGCAAGATTGTGAAAAAGTTATGAAAAACAATTTAATATACCATCTAGTGCCTAATGCTACGTTCATATTGATACTGTACCCCTGGTTAGAAGGATATCTATCTACCGGTCAATTTGTTATCGCTGCTTTTATTTATTCTTTCATTTATCATCCTATTATTGATTATTACAGACTTAGAGCTTTGGGTAAAATAAGTGAAAAGGATTTTAAAAAGATGTGGAAATGGGGCACCTTATACAGATTTAAGTATTACAATCAATTAATGTTTGGAAAGTAGGTAAGCATTATTTTCTTTAGGAAATTCTCTTTGATCGCATCCCTATAGTGAAACGGATAAGCCATCCCACTGATTAATTTTTTGTAATTCACCAAGCGCAGTAATCCAAATTAAATCGCCTAGCAAATGAGTCTTAGTTTTAGGAATATTAATTGCCCTTTGACAAGCTCAGGGTCCGGAAAACCTACTAAGTATTACGAAGACAGGTTCTAGTCCCGAAAAGCCCTAACAAAAAAGGCCATCCCTAATATTAGGGATGGCCTTCTGAATTATTGTATAACTGGTGAAAGGCCTTTGAAATTCAATTTAACAGCCTTTACCATTATCAAATTATTCTTCCATCGGATGTTCTTGCAACAACTCGGTGGGAGAATAGAAGCCTGTTTTGTCTTTGATGGCGGCCCTTACAGCTTTCACCTTATCCGGACTAACTGCTGAGGACTCATTGCCAAAGCTATTTCTAACGTAGGTGATTACAGCAGCAACCTCCTTGTCGTTAAGCATACCGGCATATGGGGTCATAGGTACCTGACCCGGATATTCCTTGCCCAATACTTCAATTGGTCCCATAAGCCCATTCAACACAATCTTAATAAATCTTTCTTCGTCTCCATTTACCCACTTGGTTCCTGCCAATGGTGGAAAGCCTGAAGCGCTCAATCCTTTACCGTCCGGCTGATGGCAGGTAATGCAAAAGCCTTCTTTGCTATAAATGGCCTTACCCATTTGGAATAGCGTAAGTTCTTCACCTTTCAACCTTGAATTGGATGCCTTGGCTTCCTCAGACGCTTTCTGAAATACCACACTACCATCAGGGTTGATTACCATATTTTTGACCGACATATCATTCAAGTGCGCCAAAGAGGTTTCGAA of the Cyclobacterium marinum DSM 745 genome contains:
- a CDS encoding sensor histidine kinase codes for the protein MKNKPLAFRQIEWWIVTLVFLIIVLVNILSAGNGGYHSFNDGLIGYFAKIIIPLLLFLVFYLFHKVLIPNYLKNKKMARLIILSVLIAIFSYIIITLFSDGANITKAPFTAYYFKIMAIYLGYLVWVIFLKQVLTPPKMKDYQSYNSIRLGSIFFFLTLFLLQIDQLVHRSIAFILAFALPSILLVLVYNYYLIYKNRQAGNRKAANWFNITLILFFPGTFIFIGLVENEGIPLLIGLGIGLMIQLVIIPISNLSFEKYLGMVGQIKTLSHKVEVGTANLSFLKSQINPHFLFNALNTLYGTALMENAEKTADGVQKLGDMMRFMIHENQQDKIPLKREIAYVKNYLDLQMLRFENEENLSVDFKLPKDECEGQIAPMLLIPFVENAFKHGISTKNKSWIRINLRCMEGTVHLDLVNSIHPKKITDDPKDESGIGLENVRKRLEHYYSGKFSLSTISNESEFFVHFSLQLD
- a CDS encoding LytR/AlgR family response regulator transcription factor produces the protein MLKAIAIDDERMALEVIKSHASKVSFITLEAAFSDGIQGLEYHSNNPVDLIFLDINMPDISGIDLMAMLPEATMVIFTTAYSEFAVKGFELNALDYLLKPFSLSRFLQACQKARDWKALQPSGEPEYIFVKTTDSQQRINFGELLYCEAAGNYVSLQLKNEKLISRMTFKELEKLLPSYFIRTHRSFMVNKNKINKIERHQVQIDEHFIPVSISYADFI